Proteins encoded together in one Yersinia mollaretii ATCC 43969 window:
- the udk gene encoding uridine kinase produces MTDKAHQCVIIGIAGASASGKSLIASTLYRELRDQVGDQHIGVIPEDGYYKDQSHLSMEERVKTNYDHPSAMDHNLLLEHLQSLKAGKSVELPLYSYTEHTRKKETVHLEPKKVIILEGILLLTDLRLRQEMNFSIFVDTPLDICLMRRMKRDVNERGRSMDSVMAQYQKTVRPMFLQFIEPSKQYADIIVPRGGKNRIAIDILKAKISQFFE; encoded by the coding sequence ATGACTGACAAAGCACACCAGTGCGTCATTATTGGGATAGCCGGTGCCTCTGCCTCCGGAAAAAGTCTTATCGCCAGCACTTTGTATCGTGAATTACGCGATCAGGTCGGTGACCAACATATTGGTGTCATCCCCGAAGATGGTTATTACAAAGATCAGAGTCATTTGTCGATGGAAGAGCGGGTCAAAACTAACTATGACCACCCCAGCGCTATGGACCACAACTTATTGCTGGAACACTTGCAATCGTTAAAAGCGGGTAAGTCTGTTGAACTGCCGCTTTACAGCTACACAGAGCACACTCGTAAAAAAGAGACCGTCCATTTAGAACCGAAGAAAGTCATTATTCTGGAAGGGATTTTGTTGTTGACTGATCTCCGTCTGCGCCAGGAGATGAACTTCTCAATCTTTGTCGATACCCCACTGGATATCTGTCTGATGCGCCGCATGAAGCGTGATGTTAATGAGCGTGGCCGCTCGATGGATTCCGTCATGGCTCAATACCAGAAAACTGTGCGCCCAATGTTTCTGCAATTTATAGAACCTTCCAAACAATACGCTGACATTATTGTTCCGCGCGGTGGCAAGAACCGAATTGCGATCGATATTCTAAAAGCGAAAATCAGTCAGTTCTTTGAGTAA
- the dcd gene encoding dCTP deaminase has product MRLCDRDIEAWLDSGKLGIDPRPPVERINGATVDVRLGNQFRVFTGHTAAFIDLSGPKDEVSAALERVMSDEINLPEGEAFFLHPGELALAVTLESVTIPDDLVGWLDGRSSLARLGLMVHVTAHRIDPGWQGKIVLEFYNSGKLPLALRPGMLIGALSFEPLSGPAARPYNSRQDAKYRGQQGAVASRIDKD; this is encoded by the coding sequence ATGAGACTGTGCGATCGTGACATAGAAGCCTGGCTGGACAGCGGTAAATTAGGGATTGATCCTCGCCCACCAGTAGAACGTATCAATGGTGCCACGGTCGATGTTCGCTTAGGGAATCAGTTTCGTGTTTTCACCGGTCACACGGCGGCATTTATTGACTTAAGCGGCCCGAAAGATGAAGTCAGTGCCGCGCTGGAACGGGTGATGAGTGATGAGATTAATCTGCCAGAAGGGGAGGCATTCTTCTTGCATCCGGGAGAGTTGGCGCTGGCGGTGACATTAGAGTCAGTGACTATCCCCGATGATCTGGTAGGCTGGCTTGATGGTCGCTCCTCATTGGCCCGCCTTGGGTTGATGGTGCATGTGACCGCACACCGCATTGATCCCGGTTGGCAGGGCAAGATCGTGCTGGAGTTCTATAATTCAGGTAAGTTGCCGTTGGCGCTGCGCCCAGGGATGCTTATTGGCGCACTGAGTTTCGAACCCCTCTCCGGCCCGGCCGCCCGCCCTTACAATAGCCGTCAGGATGCAAAATATCGTGGGCAACAGGGTGCTGTGGCCAGTAGGATAGATAAAGACTAG
- the asmA gene encoding outer membrane assembly protein AsmA, with protein MRRLLTTLIILLVVIVAGMSALVLLVNPNDFRAYMVKQVEKKSGYHLQLEGDLRWHVWPQLSIIVGRTALTAPGATAPIVSAENMRLDVKLWPLLSHQLDVKQVMLKGAVVRLTPDSEAQQQPGAPVAPSGSAPINEHRAWKLDINKVQIADSLLIWQRTDNDQVNVRDLNLELKQDDQRQVHITLSSRVNRNQRDVTFSMVADADMRHYPQQYSANISQFTYKLEGADVPVGGVSGEGTLQASYQSDIQQLLLNQLSFSANNNQLTGSAKATLGDVPDYAINLAADNLNLDTIFGWQPKNAAVSKDASKQSAVTAPVIAIQADEDVGQDLQALRDFTAQISLTANNLVYREIAVKQLNLQGANQRGDVQISRLTGSGLGGDFSLPGSLDVTGKKVLASINPVINHMELGPVLQAAGLPMVMTGKFSLQAQLSGDGLNVESFNRRWRGDAQFSMNNARLEGLNIQQLIQQAVTRSSSDVKGQDRYERYTEVKQLQANLALNRGAMKVSNLIADSELIAIKGSGTLNLPAQQCDMNLAVRVMQGWSGQDNLVRLLQNTDIPLRIYGPWTQLNYQLNVEQLLRGELQQRAKKALNDWAERNQQSRGSKDLKKLIDKL; from the coding sequence ATGAGACGATTACTGACGACGTTAATTATTCTGCTGGTTGTCATCGTGGCAGGAATGAGCGCATTAGTATTGCTGGTAAATCCTAATGACTTCCGTGCTTATATGGTCAAACAGGTTGAGAAGAAAAGTGGCTATCATCTGCAATTGGAAGGTGACCTACGCTGGCATGTTTGGCCGCAACTGAGCATTATTGTTGGCCGAACGGCACTGACCGCACCGGGTGCGACAGCACCTATTGTCAGTGCTGAAAACATGCGGCTTGATGTCAAATTGTGGCCACTGCTGTCACATCAACTTGATGTCAAACAGGTGATGCTGAAAGGGGCGGTTGTCCGCTTAACGCCAGACAGCGAAGCCCAGCAGCAGCCGGGCGCACCGGTTGCGCCCTCCGGCAGTGCACCCATCAATGAACACCGAGCTTGGAAGCTCGATATCAATAAAGTCCAAATAGCCGATAGTCTGCTCATTTGGCAGCGAACAGATAATGATCAGGTCAATGTCCGCGATCTCAATCTTGAACTTAAACAAGATGATCAGCGCCAAGTGCATATCACTCTCTCCAGCCGCGTTAATCGTAATCAGCGGGATGTCACTTTCTCCATGGTGGCGGATGCAGATATGCGTCACTACCCGCAGCAATATAGCGCCAATATCAGCCAATTTACCTATAAATTGGAAGGGGCGGATGTGCCTGTCGGCGGCGTGAGTGGCGAGGGGACACTACAAGCCAGCTATCAAAGTGATATTCAGCAATTACTGCTAAATCAGCTAAGTTTCTCTGCTAATAACAACCAGTTGACGGGAAGTGCCAAAGCCACACTGGGTGACGTCCCCGATTATGCTATCAATCTTGCTGCCGATAATCTCAATCTAGACACCATCTTTGGTTGGCAACCGAAAAACGCCGCAGTCAGCAAAGATGCTAGCAAGCAGTCCGCCGTGACAGCTCCGGTGATTGCGATTCAGGCTGATGAGGATGTCGGGCAGGATTTGCAGGCGTTACGTGACTTTACCGCACAAATTTCGCTTACGGCGAATAATCTGGTCTATCGCGAAATTGCCGTCAAGCAATTGAATCTGCAAGGGGCAAATCAGCGCGGTGACGTGCAGATTAGCCGATTGACCGGCAGTGGATTGGGCGGTGATTTCTCACTGCCGGGATCACTGGATGTGACGGGTAAAAAGGTACTTGCTAGCATTAATCCCGTGATCAATCACATGGAACTGGGGCCAGTATTACAGGCGGCGGGTTTACCTATGGTCATGACAGGGAAATTCTCCCTACAAGCGCAATTGTCGGGTGATGGCCTCAATGTTGAGTCATTCAACCGCCGCTGGAGAGGGGATGCGCAGTTCAGCATGAACAATGCACGACTGGAGGGGCTGAATATCCAGCAGCTTATTCAGCAAGCGGTCACCCGCAGCTCCAGTGATGTTAAAGGCCAAGACCGTTATGAGCGCTACACTGAGGTTAAACAGCTACAAGCGAATCTGGCTCTCAATCGTGGGGCGATGAAAGTGAGTAATCTCATCGCGGATTCTGAGTTAATCGCCATTAAAGGTAGCGGGACACTTAATTTGCCGGCACAACAATGTGATATGAATCTGGCAGTGCGAGTAATGCAAGGCTGGAGTGGGCAAGATAACTTGGTCAGGCTATTACAAAATACCGATATTCCGCTGCGAATTTATGGGCCATGGACTCAGCTCAATTATCAATTGAATGTTGAGCAACTGTTGCGGGGTGAACTACAGCAGCGCGCTAAAAAAGCACTCAACGACTGGGCGGAACGTAATCAGCAGAGTCGTGGCAGTAAAGATCTTAAAAAGCTGATCGATAAGCTCTAA
- the dcuC gene encoding anaerobic C4-dicarboxylate transporter DcuC — protein MLDLLIGVVVAIGVGRYIIKGYSATGVLMVGGLLLLIISALMGKNVLPASATSTGWRATDIVEYVKILLMSRGGDLGMMIMMLCGFAAYMTHIGANDVVVKIASKPLQMINSPYLLMVAAYIVACLMSLAVSSATGLGVLLMATLFPVMVNVGISRGAAAAICASPAAIILAPTSGDVVLAAKASEMPLVDFAFKTTLPISIAAIVCMAIAHFFWQRYLDNKSQEKHEMMDVNEITTNAPAFYAILPFTPIIGVLIFDGKWGPELHIITVLVICMLAAAVIEFIRSFSAKTVFTGLEVAYRGMADAFATVVMLLVAAGVFAQGLSTVGFISGLIGLAQSFGTGGIIMMLVLVTITMLAAMTTGSGNAPFYAFVELIPKLAAQMGINPAYLVIPMLQASNLGRTLSPVSGVVVAVAGMAKISPFEVVKRTSVPVLVGLVVVIVATEILVPVHL, from the coding sequence ATGTTAGATCTTTTGATTGGGGTTGTCGTGGCCATCGGTGTAGGCCGCTATATCATTAAAGGCTATTCAGCAACAGGTGTGCTGATGGTCGGTGGCTTACTGCTATTAATTATCAGCGCCCTAATGGGCAAAAACGTACTACCTGCCAGTGCAACTTCCACGGGGTGGCGTGCGACGGATATCGTCGAGTATGTCAAAATCCTGCTGATGAGCCGGGGTGGTGATCTCGGCATGATGATCATGATGTTATGTGGCTTTGCCGCTTATATGACACATATCGGTGCTAATGATGTGGTGGTCAAAATTGCGTCCAAGCCACTGCAAATGATCAACTCGCCTTATTTACTGATGGTTGCCGCTTATATTGTGGCGTGCTTGATGTCTCTGGCGGTCTCATCCGCAACAGGGTTGGGCGTGCTACTGATGGCGACACTGTTCCCGGTGATGGTCAATGTGGGGATCAGTCGCGGTGCAGCAGCGGCCATTTGCGCCTCTCCGGCCGCCATTATTCTGGCCCCGACATCTGGTGACGTGGTACTGGCGGCGAAAGCCTCTGAAATGCCACTGGTCGATTTCGCTTTTAAAACCACGCTACCTATCTCTATTGCCGCGATTGTCTGTATGGCTATCGCCCACTTCTTCTGGCAGCGCTATCTGGATAATAAAAGTCAGGAAAAGCATGAGATGATGGATGTCAACGAGATCACCACCAACGCGCCTGCTTTTTATGCCATTTTACCCTTCACGCCGATTATTGGCGTGCTGATCTTTGATGGCAAATGGGGGCCAGAGCTGCACATTATCACCGTCTTGGTTATCTGCATGTTGGCTGCCGCAGTGATTGAGTTCATCCGCAGCTTCAGCGCAAAAACCGTATTTACCGGCCTTGAGGTCGCTTACCGTGGTATGGCTGATGCCTTCGCCACGGTCGTGATGCTGTTGGTTGCGGCTGGGGTATTTGCGCAGGGGCTGAGCACCGTTGGTTTTATCAGCGGCTTGATTGGATTGGCCCAATCTTTCGGCACCGGTGGCATTATTATGATGCTGGTACTGGTGACTATTACCATGCTGGCGGCCATGACAACCGGCTCAGGTAACGCGCCGTTTTATGCGTTTGTTGAATTGATCCCGAAACTGGCAGCGCAAATGGGTATCAACCCAGCTTATCTGGTGATTCCGATGCTGCAAGCCTCAAATCTGGGACGCACTTTATCCCCGGTGTCGGGCGTGGTGGTGGCGGTCGCTGGGATGGCAAAAATTTCACCTTTTGAAGTGGTGAAACGCACCTCTGTACCGGTTCTGGTTGGGCTGGTGGTGGTGATTGTGGCAACTGAAATTCTGGTGCCTGTGCACTTATAA
- a CDS encoding TerC family protein, with translation MEWIADPTIWAGLATLVVLEIVLGIDNLIFIAILAEKLPRHQRDKARVTGLLCALLMRLVLLACISWLATLTAPLVTLSGHPFSARDLIMLVGGIFLLFKATMELNERLEGKDHQQNQQRKGARFWPVVAQIVVLDAIFSLDSVITAVGMVDHLAVMMAAVCIAIGLMLLASKPLTRFVNAHPTIVILCLSFLLMIGFSLVAEGFGYHIPKGYLYAAIGFSVIIESLNQFSQFNRRRFLSTVRPLRERTAEAVLRMLSGKHEEAELDNHTANLIADSSSGGQEVFNEQERRMIERVLGLAQRTVSSIMTSRHDVEYLDLNDPPEKLTQLLTKNLHTRIVVTEDSSTDEPLGVIHVIDLLKQQLSGEKLDLRALIRQPLIFPEQVSLLMALEQFRQAQTHFAFVVDEFGSIEGVVTLTDVMETIAGNLPVAGEELDARHDIQQTEDGCWIANGYMPLEDLVLYLPLPIDDKREYHTLAGLLMEYTQRIPQVGEQLKIGDYLFEPLEVSSHRILKVKITPLKVPDPDYEV, from the coding sequence ATGGAATGGATCGCAGATCCTACTATTTGGGCAGGGCTGGCGACGCTAGTTGTGCTCGAAATTGTGTTAGGTATTGATAACCTGATATTTATTGCCATTTTGGCAGAAAAACTTCCTCGTCATCAACGAGATAAAGCCAGAGTCACGGGTTTACTGTGCGCATTGTTGATGCGCTTGGTACTGTTGGCCTGCATCTCGTGGTTAGCCACATTAACTGCGCCACTGGTGACTCTTTCTGGACATCCATTCAGTGCCCGTGACTTGATTATGCTCGTCGGGGGGATATTCCTGCTATTCAAAGCCACCATGGAGCTTAATGAGCGCCTTGAGGGCAAAGATCATCAGCAAAATCAGCAGCGCAAAGGCGCACGGTTCTGGCCTGTTGTGGCGCAGATTGTGGTGTTGGATGCCATATTCTCACTCGACTCTGTGATTACCGCCGTCGGTATGGTGGATCACCTCGCGGTGATGATGGCTGCGGTCTGTATTGCAATTGGTTTGATGCTATTAGCCAGCAAGCCATTGACTCGCTTCGTGAATGCCCATCCCACCATTGTCATTCTCTGTTTGAGTTTCTTGCTAATGATCGGCTTCAGCTTAGTGGCTGAAGGTTTTGGCTACCATATTCCGAAAGGCTATCTGTACGCCGCAATTGGTTTCTCCGTAATCATTGAATCACTGAATCAGTTTTCGCAATTCAACCGCCGCCGCTTCTTATCAACTGTTCGGCCACTACGGGAAAGAACCGCAGAAGCTGTGCTGCGGATGCTCAGTGGTAAACACGAAGAGGCTGAGCTGGATAACCACACCGCGAATCTAATTGCAGACAGCAGCAGTGGGGGTCAGGAGGTGTTCAATGAGCAGGAACGCCGGATGATCGAGCGGGTCTTGGGGCTGGCACAGCGCACGGTCAGCAGCATCATGACATCACGCCATGATGTGGAATATCTGGACCTTAATGATCCACCGGAAAAGCTGACTCAGCTCCTGACGAAAAATCTGCATACCCGAATTGTGGTCACTGAAGATAGTTCAACAGATGAACCGCTGGGTGTTATTCACGTCATTGATTTGTTGAAGCAGCAGTTATCAGGTGAAAAACTCGATTTGCGGGCGCTAATTCGTCAGCCATTAATTTTCCCTGAGCAAGTTTCACTGCTGATGGCATTGGAGCAATTTCGTCAGGCGCAGACCCATTTTGCCTTTGTGGTCGATGAGTTCGGCTCCATCGAAGGGGTGGTGACCCTGACTGATGTCATGGAGACGATCGCCGGTAATTTACCGGTAGCCGGTGAAGAGTTGGATGCCCGCCACGATATCCAGCAAACCGAGGATGGCTGCTGGATTGCCAATGGCTATATGCCACTGGAGGATTTGGTACTCTACCTGCCACTGCCAATTGATGATAAACGTGAATATCATACATTGGCCGGATTATTGATGGAGTACACCCAGCGGATACCTCAGGTGGGCGAACAATTGAAGATTGGTGACTATCTGTTCGAACCGCTGGAAGTGAGCAGCCACCGTATCTTGAAGGTGAAAATAACCCCGCTGAAAGTGCCAGATCCTGATTATGAAGTCTAA
- the galU gene encoding UTP--glucose-1-phosphate uridylyltransferase GalU, translated as MEKKLKAVIPVAGLGTRMLPATKAIPKEMLPVVDKPLIQYIVKECVAAGVKEIVLVSHSSKNAIENHFDTSFELEAALESRVKRQLLKEIKNICPPDVTIMQVRQGHAKGLGHAVLCAQPMVGDNPFIVLLPDVLLDDSTADLSKENLASMIQRFEETGRSQIMVEPVPKEDVSKYGIADCGNVDLAPGESTLMTAVVEKPSMADAPSNLAVVGRYVLSKDIWPLLKKTPRGAGDEIQLTDAIAMLMEQEPVEAFHMTGKSHDCGDKLGYMKAFVTYGVRHNTEGEKFTAWLKQQID; from the coding sequence ATGGAAAAGAAATTGAAGGCTGTGATTCCCGTCGCTGGGCTTGGCACCCGTATGCTGCCAGCGACCAAGGCGATCCCAAAGGAAATGCTGCCGGTGGTCGATAAGCCGCTTATTCAATATATCGTCAAAGAGTGTGTTGCTGCTGGCGTGAAAGAGATTGTGCTGGTCAGCCACTCCTCCAAAAATGCGATAGAAAACCATTTTGACACTTCATTTGAACTGGAAGCGGCGCTGGAATCACGTGTTAAGCGGCAGCTCTTAAAAGAGATTAAGAACATTTGCCCACCTGACGTCACGATCATGCAAGTGCGTCAAGGTCATGCTAAAGGGCTTGGGCATGCGGTCCTCTGTGCGCAACCTATGGTGGGTGATAACCCGTTTATCGTACTGCTGCCGGACGTCTTACTTGATGATTCAACGGCGGATTTATCGAAAGAAAACCTTGCCAGCATGATTCAGCGCTTCGAGGAAACCGGGCGTAGCCAAATCATGGTAGAGCCAGTGCCGAAAGAAGATGTCTCCAAGTACGGTATTGCCGATTGCGGCAATGTGGATTTGGCACCGGGCGAGAGCACCCTGATGACGGCTGTCGTCGAGAAGCCTTCAATGGCTGATGCGCCATCCAACCTTGCGGTGGTTGGGCGCTATGTATTGTCGAAGGATATCTGGCCACTGCTGAAAAAAACGCCACGTGGTGCGGGTGATGAAATTCAGCTTACTGATGCCATCGCGATGCTCATGGAACAAGAGCCAGTCGAAGCTTTCCATATGACAGGTAAATCTCACGATTGCGGCGATAAACTAGGATATATGAAAGCCTTTGTCACTTATGGCGTTCGTCATAATACCGAAGGTGAAAAGTTTACCGCTTGGCTGAAACAGCAAATTGACTAA
- the galU gene encoding UTP--glucose-1-phosphate uridylyltransferase GalU, translating to MTKLKAVIPVAGLGMRMLPATKAIPKEMLPIVDKPLIQYVVNECVAAGIKEIILITHSSKNAVENHFDTSYELEAMLEARVKRQLLDEVQSICPPGVTIMHIRQGHPEGLGHAVLCAKPLVGDAPFVVLLPDVLIDDAKSDLTRDNLAQLVKRFEETGHSQVLVHSVEPEALSNYSVISCEKSILAPGDSSRIKAMVEKPQSPVDLQSNLSAVGRYVLSADIWPLLEKTKPGAWGRIQLTDAIDDLAATQPVEAVALTGQSYNCGEKLGYMQAYVAYGLRHPQQGAEFKAWLKDFVA from the coding sequence ATGACCAAATTGAAAGCAGTGATCCCAGTAGCTGGTTTAGGCATGAGAATGCTTCCCGCCACGAAAGCCATTCCAAAAGAAATGCTGCCCATTGTTGATAAGCCATTAATCCAATATGTGGTCAACGAGTGTGTTGCTGCCGGTATTAAAGAGATCATTCTGATCACCCATTCATCAAAGAATGCGGTAGAAAACCATTTCGATACCTCTTATGAATTGGAAGCCATGCTGGAGGCTCGTGTTAAGCGCCAGTTGTTGGACGAAGTACAATCTATCTGCCCGCCGGGTGTGACCATTATGCATATCCGCCAAGGGCATCCTGAAGGTTTGGGCCACGCTGTGTTATGTGCCAAACCACTGGTGGGCGATGCGCCATTTGTGGTGCTACTGCCGGATGTTCTGATTGATGATGCAAAATCAGATCTGACCCGAGATAACCTTGCTCAATTGGTCAAACGCTTCGAAGAGACCGGTCATAGTCAGGTATTGGTGCATTCAGTCGAACCAGAGGCATTATCAAACTACTCTGTCATCTCATGCGAAAAGTCTATTTTGGCCCCTGGCGACAGCAGCCGAATCAAGGCGATGGTTGAGAAGCCACAAAGCCCAGTCGATCTGCAATCAAATCTGTCTGCGGTGGGGCGCTATGTGTTGTCTGCTGACATTTGGCCGCTGTTGGAAAAAACCAAGCCAGGTGCTTGGGGGCGTATCCAACTGACCGACGCCATTGATGATCTGGCGGCAACTCAACCCGTGGAGGCAGTCGCTTTAACCGGCCAATCTTACAACTGCGGTGAAAAACTCGGCTATATGCAGGCTTATGTTGCCTATGGCTTACGGCATCCTCAGCAAGGTGCAGAGTTTAAAGCTTGGCTGAAAGATTTCGTGGCTTAA
- the gndA gene encoding NADP-dependent phosphogluconate dehydrogenase has translation MSKQQIGVVGMAVMGRNLALNIESRGYSVSIFNRSSDKTDEVVAENPGKNLVPSYTVEEFVDSLEKPRRILLMVKAGEATDKTIASLTPHLDKGDILIDGGNTYYKDTIRRNRELSAQGFNFIGTGVSGGEEGALKGPSIMPGGQKEAYELVAPILEKIAARADDGEACVAYIGSDGAGHYVKMVHNGIEYGDMQLIAEAYSLLKQSLGLSNEELASTFAEWNKGELNSYLIDITKDIFTKKDEAGIYLVDVILDEAANKGTGKWTSQSSLDLGEPLTLITESVFARYLSSLKDQRVAASKVLTGPKVQPFAGDKAEFIEKIRRALYLGKIVSYAQGFSQLKAASDENNWDLHYGEIAKIFRAGCIIRAQFLQKITDAYAENPKIANLLLAPYFKQIADEYQQALRDVVSYAVQNGIPTPTFSAAINYYDSYRSAVLPANLIQAQRDYFGAHTYKRTDKEGVFHTEWME, from the coding sequence ATGTCCAAACAACAGATTGGCGTTGTCGGTATGGCGGTGATGGGCCGTAACCTCGCGCTCAACATCGAAAGCCGTGGCTATTCCGTCTCTATTTTCAACCGTTCATCAGACAAAACCGACGAAGTGGTTGCTGAGAATCCAGGTAAAAATTTGGTGCCGAGTTACACCGTTGAAGAGTTTGTTGATTCACTGGAAAAACCACGCCGCATCCTGCTGATGGTGAAAGCGGGTGAAGCGACTGATAAGACTATTGCTTCACTGACGCCGCACCTTGATAAAGGTGACATTCTGATTGATGGTGGTAATACTTATTACAAAGATACCATCCGTCGTAATCGCGAACTTTCTGCGCAAGGCTTTAACTTTATCGGAACTGGTGTTTCCGGTGGTGAAGAGGGCGCATTGAAAGGCCCTTCAATTATGCCTGGCGGCCAGAAAGAAGCTTACGAATTGGTAGCACCGATTCTTGAGAAAATTGCGGCCCGTGCAGATGACGGTGAAGCCTGTGTTGCTTATATCGGCTCTGATGGTGCAGGCCATTACGTAAAAATGGTGCACAACGGTATCGAATACGGCGACATGCAGCTGATCGCTGAAGCCTATTCTTTGTTGAAGCAATCTCTGGGCCTGAGCAACGAAGAGCTGGCAAGCACCTTCGCTGAATGGAACAAAGGCGAGCTGAACAGCTACCTGATTGATATCACGAAAGATATCTTTACCAAGAAAGACGAAGCAGGCATCTATCTGGTTGATGTCATTCTGGATGAAGCAGCCAATAAAGGCACCGGTAAATGGACCAGCCAGAGTTCTCTGGACTTAGGTGAGCCACTGACACTGATCACTGAATCTGTGTTTGCCCGCTATTTATCTTCCCTGAAAGATCAGCGTGTTGCGGCATCTAAAGTATTAACCGGTCCTAAAGTGCAGCCTTTTGCAGGCGATAAAGCTGAATTTATCGAAAAAATCCGTCGTGCGTTGTATCTGGGTAAAATCGTCTCTTACGCGCAGGGCTTCTCTCAGTTGAAAGCGGCATCTGACGAAAATAACTGGGATCTGCATTACGGTGAAATCGCTAAAATCTTCCGTGCAGGTTGCATCATCCGTGCTCAGTTCTTGCAAAAAATCACAGATGCTTACGCAGAAAATCCGAAAATCGCTAACCTGCTGTTGGCTCCATACTTCAAGCAAATTGCTGATGAGTACCAGCAAGCGCTGCGTGATGTGGTCTCTTATGCGGTACAAAATGGCATCCCAACCCCAACATTCTCTGCTGCGATTAACTACTACGATAGTTACCGCTCAGCCGTGCTGCCAGCAAACCTGATTCAGGCGCAGCGCGACTATTTCGGTGCGCATACTTATAAGCGTACTGATAAAGAGGGCGTGTTCCATACTGAGTGGATGGAGTAA
- the hisIE gene encoding bifunctional phosphoribosyl-AMP cyclohydrolase/phosphoribosyl-ATP diphosphatase HisIE encodes MLSEQQINQLDWQKVDNLMPAIVQHAVSGEVLMMGYMNREALSVTEDSGKVTFFSRTKQRLWTKGESSGHFLNVVSIYPDCDNDTLLILVNPIGPTCHLGNNSCFAPAASDWSFLYQLEQLLASRKSADPDSSYTAKLYASGTKRIAQKVGEEGVETALAATVNDREELTNEASDLMYHLMVLLQDQDLDLSKVIGRLRERHEK; translated from the coding sequence GTGTTAAGCGAACAACAAATTAACCAACTGGATTGGCAAAAAGTCGACAATCTAATGCCTGCCATCGTTCAACATGCCGTATCAGGTGAAGTTCTGATGATGGGGTATATGAATCGCGAGGCGCTGTCAGTAACGGAAGACTCGGGCAAAGTGACCTTTTTCTCCCGGACTAAACAGCGTTTATGGACCAAAGGCGAAAGCTCCGGCCATTTTCTGAATGTGGTGAGTATCTACCCTGATTGTGACAATGACACCCTGCTGATTCTGGTCAATCCTATCGGCCCAACCTGTCATTTAGGCAATAACAGTTGCTTCGCCCCTGCGGCCAGCGACTGGAGTTTCCTGTATCAGTTGGAGCAGCTACTCGCATCACGTAAGTCAGCCGATCCCGACAGTTCTTATACTGCAAAACTCTATGCCAGCGGGACTAAGCGTATTGCCCAGAAAGTGGGGGAAGAAGGGGTAGAAACTGCCCTCGCCGCGACGGTAAATGACCGTGAAGAGCTGACTAATGAAGCATCAGATTTGATGTACCACCTCATGGTGCTATTGCAGGATCAAGATTTGGATCTGAGCAAAGTCATTGGCCGCCTGCGGGAACGCCACGAGAAGTAA
- the hisF gene encoding imidazole glycerol phosphate synthase subunit HisF encodes MLAKRIIPCLDVKDGQVVKGVQFRNHEIIGDIVPLAQRYAQEGADELVFYDITASSDGRVVDKSWVSRVAEVIDIPFCVAGGIKSVEDAAQILTFGADKISINSPALADPTLITRLADRYGVQCIVVGIDTWYDAESGSYQVYQFTGDEKRTKATTWQTEDWIKEVQLRGAGEIVLNMMNQDGVRNGYDLRQLKQMRAICHVPLIASGGAGTPEHFLEAFRDTDVDGALAASVFHKQIINIGELKKYLSEQGVEIRVC; translated from the coding sequence ATGCTGGCAAAACGTATAATTCCCTGTCTGGATGTGAAAGATGGTCAGGTGGTCAAAGGCGTCCAGTTCCGTAACCATGAAATTATTGGTGATATTGTGCCTTTGGCGCAGCGCTACGCACAAGAAGGCGCTGATGAGCTGGTATTTTACGATATCACCGCCTCCTCCGATGGCCGTGTTGTCGATAAAAGCTGGGTATCACGGGTCGCGGAAGTGATCGACATCCCGTTTTGTGTCGCAGGCGGTATTAAAAGCGTGGAAGACGCGGCCCAAATCTTGACCTTCGGCGCAGATAAAATCTCTATCAACTCACCCGCGCTGGCTGATCCGACCTTAATTACCCGACTGGCTGACCGCTATGGCGTACAATGCATCGTGGTGGGTATTGATACTTGGTATGATGCAGAAAGTGGCAGTTATCAGGTTTATCAATTCACCGGCGATGAAAAGCGGACCAAAGCCACCACTTGGCAGACCGAGGATTGGATCAAAGAAGTCCAGTTGCGCGGAGCCGGTGAGATTGTGCTGAATATGATGAATCAAGATGGCGTGCGTAACGGCTATGATTTGCGTCAACTGAAACAGATGCGGGCTATCTGCCATGTGCCGTTAATCGCCTCTGGCGGTGCCGGTACACCGGAGCACTTCCTCGAAGCCTTCCGCGATACCGATGTAGACGGTGCCTTGGCAGCTTCAGTGTTCCATAAGCAAATCATTAACATCGGCGAATTGAAAAAGTATTTGTCTGAACAAGGCGTGGAGATAAGAGTGTGTTAA